A window of Fragaria vesca subsp. vesca linkage group LG7, FraVesHawaii_1.0, whole genome shotgun sequence contains these coding sequences:
- the LOC101308521 gene encoding lupeol synthase-like — translation MWKLKIAEGGPWLRTLDNHVGRQHWEFDPDEGTPEERAQVERVREEFTRNRFRIKQSADLLMRMQLTKDNPSGPIPAAIRVKGIEDITEKAVTVTIRRSLSFFSSLQAHDGHWPAESAGPLFFIQPLVIALYVTGALCAVLGPEHQKEIIRYIYNHQNEDGGWGLHIEGHSTMFGSALSYIALRLLGEGPDDGEGMAVARARKWILDHGGAVGIPSWGKFWLTVLGVYEWSGCNPLPPEFWLLPNIFPIHPGKMLCYCRLVYMPMSYLYGKRFVGQITGLVKSLRRELYNEPYHQINWSKARNTVAKEDLYYPHPLVQDMLWGFLHHVAEPVLARWPFSILREKALKVAIEHVHYEDENSRYLCIGSVEKVLCLIACWVEDPNSEAYKLHLARIPDYFWVAEDGLKFQSFGSQMWDAAFSIQAILSCDLNEEYGATLRKAHDFVKASQIRENPGGDYAAMYRHISKGAWTFSIQDHGWQVSDCTSEGLKVALLLSQMPEKLVGEGMEADCFYDAVNVILSLQSISGGFPAWEPQRAFSWLEKFNPTEFFEDTLIEREYVECTSSAVQGLALFRRFYPNHRRQEIDSCISKAISYIEEAQNPDGSWYGCWGICYTYGTWFGVGALAVCGKNYQNSLILRKACAFLLSKQLPNGGWGESYLSSQNKVYTNLEGNRANLVHTAWALLSLMDAGQGDVDPTPIHRGIMVLINSQMEDGDFPQQREERCRSSKQPIAKHAEQMYKNDELSPPRIPKNKEDIYLKLKGSQKCHHD, via the exons ATGTGGAAGCTGAAGATTGCGGAAGGAGGACCCTGGCTGAGAACACTAGACAATCACGTGGGTCGACAACACTGGGAGTTTGATCCAGATGAAGGAACACCAGAAGAGCGAGCACAAGTAGAAAGAGTTCGTGAGGAGTTCACAAGAAACCGCTTTCGGATCAAACAAAGTGCTGATCTTTTGATGAGAATGCAG CTTACAAAAGATAACCCTAGTGGACCAATTCCGGCAGCAATTAGAGTGAAGGGAATCGAGGATATAACAGAAAAGGCAGTGACAGTAACAATAAGAAGGTCTCTCAGCTTCTTTTCCTCCCTTCAGGCCCATGATGGCCATTGGCCTGCTGAATCTGCCGGTCCCTTGTTCTTCATTCAACCTTTGGTTATAGCGTTGTATGTCACTGGAGCACTGTGTGCGGTTCTAGGACCTGAACACCAGAAGGAAATAATTCGCTACATCTACAATCATCAGAATGAAGATGGAGGTTGGGGACTACACATAGAAGGTCACAGCACCATGTTCGGGTCAGCGTTAAGCTACATTGCATTGAGGCTGCTTGGAGAGGGTCCTGATGATGGGGAAGGCATGGCCGTGGCAAGAGCCAGGAAATGGATTCTGGATCATGGCGGTGCGGTTGGAATTCCATCTTGGGGAAAGTTTTGGCTTACG GTACTTGGCGTATATGAGTGGTCAGGGTGCAACCCTTTGCCCCCCGAGTTCTGGCTTCTACCGAACATCTTTCCTATTCATCCAG GGAAGATGTTATGCTATTGTCGGTTGGTGTACATGCCTATGTCATACTTATATGGGAAGAGGTTTGTTGGCCAAATCACCGGATTGGTTAAATCATTGAGACGAGAGCTCTACAATGAGCCATACCATCAAATTAACTGGTCTAAAGCCAGAAACACTGTTGCAAAG GAAGATCTGTATTATCCACACCCCCTAGTGCAAGATATGCTGTGGGGATTTCTTCACCATGTTGCTGAACCAGTTCTGGCTCGTTGGCCCTTTTCTATCCTGAGAGAGAAGGCCCTTAAAGTAGCAATCGAGCACGTACACTATGAAGACGAGAACAGCAGATATCTTTGCATTGGTAGTGTCGAAAAG GTGTTATGTTTGATAGCTTGTTGGGTCGAAGATCCAAATTCGGAAGCATACAAGCTTCACCTGGCCAGAATACCAGATTACTTTTGGGTTGCTGAAGACGGCTTGAAATTTCAG AGTTTCGGTAGTCAAATGTGGGACGCTGCCTTTTCCATTCAAGCAATACTCTCTTGTGACCTAAATGAAGAGTATGGGGCTACACTTCGAAAAGCGCACGACTTTGTGAAGGCTTCACAG ATTCGAGAAAACCCTGGTGGCGACTACGCAGCAATGTACCGACACATATCTAAAGGTGCATGGACATTCTCAATACAGGACCATGGTTGGCAAGTCTCCGACTGCACTTCAGAAGGACTAAAG GTGGCACTCTTGCTCTCACAAATGCCAGAGAAACTAGTTGGAGAAGGAATGGAAGCAGATTGTTTTTATGACGCTGTGAATGTCATTCTTTCTTTACAA AGCATCAGTGGTGGTTTCCCTGCTTGGGAGCCTCAAAGAGCATTCAGTTGGTTGGAG AAATTCAACCCCACAGAGTTCTTCGAAGATACTCTTATTGAAAGAGA GTACGTAGAATGCACTTCATCAGCAGTTCAAGGTCTAGCACTCTTTAGAAGATTTTATCCCAACCACCGAAGACAAGAAATAGACAGTTGCATATCAAAAGCAATTAGTTACATCGAAGAAGCACAAAACCCTGATGGTTCATG GTACGGATGCTGGGGTATTTGCTACACATATGGTACCTGGTTTGGTGTAGGGGCATTAGCAGTCTGTGGGAAAAACTACCAGAATAGTCTCATATTGCGCAAAGCCTGTGCATTTTTGCTATCCAAGCAGCTACCCAATGGTGGATGGGGGGAGAGTTACCTTTCCAGTCAAAATAAG GTTTATACAAATCTAGAAGGCAACCGCGCTAATCTGGTGCACACTGCTTGGGCTTTATTGTCCCTCATGGATGCCGGGCAG GGTGATGTAGATCCAACTCCCATTCATCGTGGAATAATGGTGCTGATCAATTCGCAAATGGAGGATGGTGACTTCCCTCAACAG AGGGAAGAGAGGTGCCGAAGCAGCAAGCAACCTATTGCCAAACATGCTGAGCAAATGTACAAAAATGATGAGTTGAGTCCTCCACGCATCCCAAAGAACAAAGAAGACATTTATTTGAAGCTGAAGGGGTCACAAAAATGCCACCATGATTGA
- the LOC101307151 gene encoding cyclin-U2-1-like yields MVSSTSLVISPRTFRSDLYSYPYQADSNTPLVVNVLASLIERNMARNQRISKNCSSPWYLSKDMKKTRIFECHETPDMTIQSYLERIFRYTRAGPSVYVVAYVYIDRFCQNNPGFRINVTNVHRLLITTIMVASKYVEDMNYRNSYFARVGGLTTNELNKLELEFLFLMGFKLHVNVSVFESYCCHLEREVSIGGGYQIESTLRCAEEIKTRQDEDRRYNQCAGLLL; encoded by the exons ATGGTGTCCTCAACATCCCTTGTAATCTCTCCAAGAACGTTCAGATCAGACTTGTACTCCTATCCATACCAGGCGGATTCCAACACCCCTTTGGTGGTTAACGTTCTTGCTTCTCTTATAGAGAGGAACATGGCCAGGAACCAAAGGATTTCCAAGAACTGCAGCAGCCCTTGGTACTTGTCCAAAGACATGAAGAAGACTCGGATTTTCGAGTGTCACGAGACTCCGGACATGACCATTCAGTCGTATTTGGAGAGGATTTTCAGGTACACAAGAGCCGGGCCGTCTGTTTACGTGGTTGCTTATGTATATATCGACCGGTTTTGCCAGAACAATCCTGGTTTTCGAATCAATGTCACAAATGTGCATAGGTTACTCATCACAACTATAATGGTGGCTTCGAAATATGTAGAAGACAT GAATTACAGAAACTCTTACTTTGCAAGAGTCGGGGGATTAACGACAAACGAGCTGAACAAGCTGGAGCTTGAGTTTCTGTTCTTGATGGGATTCAAGTTACATGTGAATGTGAGTGTGTTTGAGAGCTACTGTTGTCATTTGGAAAGAGAAGTCAGTATTGGAGGAGGCTACCAAATTGAGAGCACATTGCGATGTGCAGAAGAAATCAAAACGAGGCAAGATGAAGATAGAAGATATAACCAGTGTGCTGGTCTTTTGTTGTAG